In a single window of the Bacillus clarus genome:
- the fsa gene encoding fructose-6-phosphate aldolase, translating into MKFFIDTANINEIKEANDLGVLAGVTTNPSLVAKEGVDFHERIREICGVVEGPVSAEVISLEADKMIEEGKELAKIAPNVVVKVPMTTEGLKAVKAFSDLGIRTNVTLVFSAVQALLAARAGATYVSPFLGRLDDIGHNGMDLIRQIAEIFAIHGIETEIIAASVRHSVHVTDAALNGAHIATIPANVIASLVKHPLTDQGIEKFLADWEKTQEK; encoded by the coding sequence ATGAAATTTTTTATCGATACAGCAAACATTAACGAAATTAAAGAGGCAAATGATTTAGGTGTATTAGCAGGAGTAACGACAAACCCATCTCTTGTAGCAAAAGAAGGCGTAGATTTTCATGAGCGTATTCGTGAAATTTGTGGCGTTGTAGAAGGTCCTGTAAGCGCAGAAGTAATTAGCTTAGAGGCTGATAAAATGATTGAAGAAGGAAAAGAATTAGCGAAGATTGCTCCAAACGTTGTTGTAAAAGTACCAATGACAACGGAAGGTTTAAAAGCAGTAAAAGCATTTTCTGACTTAGGTATTCGTACAAACGTTACATTAGTATTCTCAGCAGTTCAAGCATTACTTGCAGCTCGTGCTGGTGCAACATACGTTTCACCATTTTTAGGTCGCCTAGATGATATCGGTCATAATGGTATGGATTTAATCCGTCAAATCGCAGAAATCTTTGCAATTCACGGTATTGAAACAGAAATTATTGCAGCATCTGTACGTCACAGTGTTCACGTAACAGATGCAGCATTAAATGGTGCACATATTGCAACTATCCCAGCAAACGTAATTGCTTCATTAGTGAAGCACCCGTTAACAGATCAAGGCATTGAGAAATTCCTAGCTGATTGGGAGAAAACACAGGAGAAATAA
- the inhA2 gene encoding M6 family metalloprotease immune inhibitor InhA2, with protein sequence MSRKAPFKVLSSLAITTLLGCTVVFSTPSAYAETPAKGKESVSTTPIDHNLIQEDRLAEALKERGTINPGASKEETKKAVENYIEKKKGDQPNKEILPGDPAKEASDFVKKVKETKMEEKEKVKESIQNVAPEKTPEPNKKQLDGKVPTSKAKQAPYNGTVRTDKVLVLLVEFSDYKHNNIEQQPGYMYSKDFSREHYQKMLFGNEPFTLFDGSKVKTFKQYYEEQSGGSYTTDGYVTEWLTVPGKAADYGADGSSGHDNKGPKGARDLVKEALKAAAEKGLDLSQFDQFDRYDTNGDGNQNEPDGVIDHLMVIHAGVGQEAGGGKLGDDAIWSHRSKLARDPVAIEGTTSKVPYWDGKVAAHDYTIEPEDGAVGVFAHEFGHDLGLPDEYDTKYTGTGSPVEAWSLMSGGSWTGRIAGTEPTSFSPQNKDFLQKNMDGNWAKILEVDYDKIKRGVGVPTYIDQSVTKSNRPGVVRVNLPGKSIETIKPGFGEHAYYSTRGDDMHTTLETPFFDLTKGTNAKFDYKANYELEAECDFIEVHAVTEDGTKTLIDRLGEKIVQEDKDTTNGKWIDKSYDLSQFKGKKVKLQFDYITDPALTYKGFAMDNVNVTVDGQVVFSDDAEGQSKMKLNGFVVSDGTEKKPHYYYLEWRNYAGSDNGLKVGRGPVYNTGLVVWYADDSFKDNWVGVHPGEGFLGVVDSHPEAIVGNLNGKPAYGNTGMQIADAAFSFDQTPAWNVNSFTRGQFKYSGLQGVTTFDDSKVYSNAQIPDAGRKVPKLGLKFQVVGQADDKSAGAVWIQR encoded by the coding sequence ATGAGCAGAAAAGCACCATTTAAAGTGTTATCATCATTAGCAATTACTACATTGCTTGGATGTACAGTAGTATTTAGTACACCATCAGCTTATGCAGAAACGCCAGCAAAGGGAAAAGAAAGTGTATCAACAACTCCGATTGATCATAATTTAATTCAAGAGGATCGTTTAGCCGAAGCTTTAAAGGAAAGAGGAACAATTAATCCAGGAGCTTCTAAAGAAGAAACGAAAAAAGCTGTAGAGAACTATATTGAAAAAAAGAAAGGCGATCAGCCGAATAAGGAAATTCTTCCAGGAGATCCAGCTAAAGAAGCATCTGATTTCGTAAAAAAAGTAAAAGAGACAAAAATGGAAGAAAAGGAAAAGGTGAAGGAATCTATACAAAATGTGGCGCCAGAGAAAACTCCGGAACCAAATAAAAAGCAATTAGACGGCAAAGTTCCAACATCTAAAGCGAAACAAGCGCCATATAACGGAACTGTACGTACAGATAAAGTTCTAGTGTTACTCGTTGAGTTTAGTGATTATAAACATAATAATATTGAACAACAACCAGGTTATATGTATTCGAAAGACTTTAGTAGAGAACATTATCAAAAAATGTTATTTGGTAACGAACCGTTTACACTATTTGATGGTTCGAAAGTAAAAACATTTAAACAATATTATGAAGAGCAGTCTGGTGGTAGTTATACGACAGACGGATATGTAACGGAGTGGCTAACTGTTCCAGGAAAAGCTGCTGATTACGGAGCGGATGGCAGCAGTGGTCATGATAATAAAGGGCCAAAAGGTGCACGTGATTTAGTGAAAGAAGCTTTAAAGGCGGCTGCTGAGAAGGGATTAGATTTATCTCAATTTGATCAGTTCGACAGATACGATACAAATGGTGATGGCAATCAAAATGAACCTGATGGTGTAATTGATCACTTAATGGTAATTCACGCTGGTGTTGGTCAAGAAGCTGGTGGTGGTAAATTAGGTGATGATGCCATTTGGTCACATCGTTCTAAATTAGCAAGGGATCCAGTAGCTATTGAAGGAACAACATCAAAGGTGCCTTATTGGGATGGAAAAGTAGCGGCGCATGATTACACAATTGAACCTGAAGATGGAGCAGTTGGTGTATTCGCACATGAATTTGGTCATGACCTTGGTTTACCGGATGAATATGACACGAAGTACACTGGAACTGGATCACCTGTTGAAGCGTGGTCATTAATGAGTGGCGGTAGCTGGACAGGAAGAATTGCAGGGACAGAGCCGACAAGTTTTTCGCCACAAAATAAAGATTTCTTGCAAAAGAACATGGACGGAAACTGGGCGAAAATTTTAGAAGTAGATTACGATAAAATTAAGCGTGGTGTAGGGGTCCCTACATATATTGATCAAAGTGTTACGAAATCAAATCGTCCAGGTGTTGTACGTGTTAACTTACCAGGAAAAAGTATTGAAACAATTAAACCTGGATTTGGAGAGCATGCATACTACAGTACAAGAGGCGATGATATGCATACTACATTAGAAACACCATTCTTTGATTTAACAAAAGGAACAAATGCGAAATTTGATTATAAAGCAAATTATGAACTGGAAGCAGAATGTGATTTCATTGAAGTTCATGCTGTAACAGAAGATGGAACAAAAACATTGATTGATAGATTAGGCGAAAAGATAGTACAAGAGGATAAAGATACGACAAATGGGAAATGGATTGATAAATCATATGATTTAAGTCAATTTAAAGGGAAGAAAGTTAAACTACAATTTGACTATATTACAGATCCAGCTTTAACGTATAAAGGGTTTGCGATGGATAATGTAAATGTAACTGTTGATGGACAAGTAGTATTTTCAGATGATGCAGAAGGACAATCTAAAATGAAGTTGAACGGATTTGTTGTTTCTGATGGAACAGAAAAGAAACCTCATTATTACTACTTAGAGTGGAGAAACTATGCTGGATCAGATAACGGATTAAAAGTGGGAAGAGGCCCAGTATATAATACAGGTCTTGTTGTTTGGTATGCAGACGATAGTTTCAAAGATAACTGGGTTGGGGTGCATCCTGGTGAAGGATTCCTTGGTGTTGTTGACTCTCATCCAGAAGCGATTGTTGGAAATTTAAATGGGAAACCAGCATACGGTAACACTGGAATGCAAATTGCAGATGCTGCGTTCTCATTTGATCAGACGCCTGCATGGAATGTAAATTCATTTACACGTGGACAATTTAAATATTCTGGTTTGCAAGGTGTAACAACTTTTGATGATTCAAAAGTATATAGTAATGCACAAATTCCTGATGCAGGGCGCAAGGTTCCCAAGTTAGGACTGAAATTCCAAGTAGTTGGACAAGCAGATGATAAGTCAGCAGGTGCAGTTTGGATTCAACGTTAA
- a CDS encoding MFS transporter, producing MKYFIYFIVIVAFLDTFSQLPIMSTYAQSLGGTPLIIGLVVGMYSFANMIGNIIAGAAVDKFGAKKILYISMGITSFIVLLYTVVQSGEQLLVVRFMHGFSDGFLIPAAFTFLSKQTNSTKQGKAMALSGAAVGTAAIVGPAFSGIMKATAGVQWVFITISILMVLGTIVSLFLLPNNVSRKDTSRTQMMNKEDMMELLKSEPLLQAYIGAFTLMFSQGIVTYMLPVKVEALALKASTTGMMLSMFGITAILFFLLPTNRIYDRFNRSKLMLIGITVMALALALLGLFATKSMLFIVMMIYGIGFAILFPSINALLVENTTDDNRGKAFGLFYAFFSLGVVAGSFTVGAIGASPSASFVIGTAFLLTFAGMIYVRGKAKKTMMG from the coding sequence TTGAAATATTTTATTTACTTTATTGTTATCGTAGCGTTTTTAGATACATTTTCACAATTACCTATTATGAGTACTTACGCTCAAAGTCTCGGAGGAACTCCTCTTATCATCGGACTTGTTGTCGGTATGTACTCATTCGCTAATATGATCGGTAATATTATTGCTGGCGCTGCTGTCGATAAATTTGGTGCAAAAAAAATACTTTATATAAGTATGGGAATTACGAGTTTCATAGTCTTGCTATACACGGTTGTACAAAGTGGTGAACAGCTATTAGTTGTCCGCTTTATGCACGGATTTAGTGATGGATTTTTAATTCCTGCTGCCTTTACATTTTTATCGAAACAAACGAATTCAACAAAACAAGGAAAAGCAATGGCTCTATCTGGCGCAGCCGTCGGAACCGCGGCAATCGTTGGTCCTGCTTTCAGCGGTATTATGAAAGCAACAGCTGGCGTACAATGGGTTTTCATTACAATTTCTATTTTAATGGTTCTTGGTACAATCGTATCTTTATTCCTCTTACCAAATAACGTATCAAGAAAAGATACATCGAGAACACAAATGATGAACAAAGAGGATATGATGGAACTACTAAAATCAGAGCCATTATTACAAGCATATATCGGTGCTTTCACTTTAATGTTCTCACAAGGAATTGTCACATATATGTTACCAGTAAAAGTTGAGGCTCTAGCGCTTAAAGCATCTACAACAGGGATGATGTTAAGCATGTTCGGAATTACTGCCATCCTCTTCTTCTTACTACCAACAAATCGTATTTATGACCGATTTAACCGATCAAAATTAATGTTGATCGGTATTACAGTCATGGCATTAGCATTAGCATTACTTGGACTATTTGCAACAAAAAGCATGCTCTTCATCGTGATGATGATTTACGGAATTGGATTCGCTATCCTCTTTCCATCTATTAATGCTTTACTCGTTGAAAATACGACAGACGATAACCGTGGTAAAGCATTCGGATTATTTTATGCATTCTTCTCATTAGGAGTAGTTGCTGGCTCCTTTACTGTCGGAGCTATCGGAGCATCACCTAGCGCAAGTTTTGTTATCGGCACAGCATTCTTATTAACATTTGCCGGAATGATTTATGTCAGAGGAAAAGCAAAAAAGACAATGATGGGTTAA